In the genome of Drosophila yakuba strain Tai18E2 chromosome 3R, Prin_Dyak_Tai18E2_2.1, whole genome shotgun sequence, one region contains:
- the LOC6535265 gene encoding uncharacterized protein LOC6535265, with protein MTTSSLVFSASVSLILLMWTGAGHCQVGYVRHLSKLRIRELEKLAVRMQGSINNEKYACENYFDYVCSRNRPLFSIMGHMPQVDELMQLLTELQNDPEQFEAKQKMLDFFISCNSHHALDDCYRETFEYFKPLFGYIVTKNLLDGGSHELDDFLGILDRFVARLQKDRESNPILNKLATYKQKFKTPRIYFHARDLSREYKTLRIYRESYEHNVHNLQQHRKLNSTYELGVQRTMLDWSMYLFQSRNKPMSYFYSTFSVHLYMMLFNTRERQRDFTRFREDVECLRLPQFVNVLDEARMLAVIYLKSFRASWIDYSAWTNSPPQNSGIYDQENGVLQKYHLDNKRIFFTLYAQNFCEFGKDLAENVFYLGLKQNKDFFDVYSCGFQTENPMTCV; from the exons ATGACAACATCAAGTCTTGTGTTCAGCGCATCCGTATCCCTAATTCTGTTGATGTGGACTGGTGCTGGGCATTGCCAAGTAGGCTACGTGCGGCACCTGTCGAAGCTGCGGATTAGGGAACTTGAAAAATTGGCAGTTCGTATGCAGGGCTCCATAAACAACGAAAAGTATGCTTGTGAGAACTATTTCGACTACGTATGTAGCCGCAATCGACCACTCTTTTCAATAATGG GACACATGCCCCAGGTGGACGAACTTATGCAGCTGCTGACCGAGCTACAGAATGATCCAGAGCAGTTCGAGGCAAAACAGAAGATGCTGGACTTCTTCATCTCCTGCAACTCACACCATGCGCTGGATGACTGCTATCGTGAGACCTTTGAGTATTTCAAGCCACTCTTCGGGTATATAGTTACAAAAAACTTGCTCGATGGAGGATCCCACGAGCTGGATGACTTTCTGGGTATTTTGGACCGCTTCGTTGCCAGGCTTCAGAAGGACAGAGAGTCGAATCCCATTCTCAACAAGCTGGCCACGTACAAGCAGAAGTTCAAAACGCCGCGCATCTACTTTCATGCCAGAGACCTGAGTCGGGAGTACAAGACCCTGCGGATCTACCGGGAGAGCTACGAGCATAATGTACACAATCTGCAGCAACATAGAAAGCTGAACTCAACATACGAGTTGGGGGTTCAGCGCACCATGCTGGATTGGAGCATGTATCTCTTCCAGAGCCGCAACAAGCCCATGTCCTACTTCTACTCCACGTTTTCGGTCCACTTATACATGATGCTTTTCAATACTCGGGAGCGTCAGCGGGATTTCACGCGGTTCCGAGAAGATGTAGAGTGCTTAAGGCTGCCGCAATTCGTTAATGTTCTGGATGAGGCCAGAATGCTGGCTGTGATTTACCTAAAGAGTTTCCGAGCCTCCTGGATAGACTACAGCGCGTGGACCAACTCGCCTCCACAGAACAGTGGGATCTACGATCAAGAGAATGGTGTCCTTCAAAAGTACCATCTTGACAACAAGCGTATATTTTTTACTCTTTACGCTCAGAACTTTTGTGAGTTTGGCAAGGATCTGGCTGAGAATGTCTTCTATCTGGGCCTTAAACAGAATAAAGACTTTTTCGATGTATACTCCTGTGGTTTCCAAACGGAAAACCCTATGACTTGTGTTTAA
- the LOC6535266 gene encoding serine/threonine-protein phosphatase 6 regulatory ankyrin repeat subunit A, with protein sequence MCSTFKKESNQSEDGLTNKLDQEECELLWPNFVSRISSPTVNSLHLHWSLLKNASVYRIDKFHKRLGWLQLDWTSSSPITVTNLEENFGYRLRIKALAVSKDKRQYVPLATSPEIIACTAASLPSTHCLSLAIKKGQQFLVKRMLRRRPSLIEYPASNGFLPLANAIIQGEMCIIDLLLSAGCSVHIGNPESGRTPLHLAFYYGHQPSARILLNKKARLEATDSNGMTPAHCAVDANQLEMVKFALEAKANVEARDIYGWTLLMRAVVMNASMELIKVLVTHGADLATLDGVGNTCTDLAKLYHRQDAKDYFDKVQKFRLEKSDATADAVAKAQMR encoded by the exons ATGTGCAGCACGTTTAAAAAGGAGTCAAATCAAAGCGAGGATGGGCTTACCAATAAATTGGACCAGGAAGAGTGTGAACTCTTGTGGCCTAATTTCGTGTCGCGAATTTCCAGTCCTACAGTCAACAGCCTTCATCTTCATTGGTCTTTGTTAAAAAATGCCTCGGTCTACCGTATAGATAAGTTCCATAAACGACTTGGATGGTTACAGTTGGATTGGACTTCCAGCTCTCCAATAACTGTTACAAATCTGGAAGAAAACTTCGGATACCGACTACGTATAAAAGCGCTGGCAGTTTCTAAGGATAAACGTCAATATGTGCCTTTAGCTACCTCGCCTGAAATAATc GCTTGCACAGCGGCATCACTCCCATCAACCCACTGCCTAAGCCTAGCCATAAAAAAAGGGCAGCAATTCCTGGTTAAAAGAATGCTGCGTCGACGTCCGAGCCTGATTGAATATCCGGCTTCCAACGGATTCCTGCCACTTGCCAATGCCATTATTCAGGGCGAGATGTGCATCATTGACTTGCTGCTCTCGGCCGGTTGCAGCGTCCACATCGGAAATCCGGAAAGCGGCCGGACTCCTCTGCAC CTGGCTTTCTACTACGGTCACCAGCCATCCGCTCGTATTCTTCTGAACAAGAAGGCCCGGCTGGAGGCAACGGACAGCAACGGCATGACTCCCGCCCACTGCGCCGTTGATGCCAATCAGCTGGAAATGGTAAAGTTCGCTCTCGAAGCTAAAGCGAATGTTGAAGCCAGAGACATCTACGGCTGGACCCTTCTTATGCGTGCAG TGGTTATGAACGCTAGCATGGAGCTCATCAAAGTCCTTGTTACGCACGGCGCAGACTTGGCGACTTTGGATGGTGTTGGCAACACTTGCACCGACTTGGCAAAACTTTATCACAGACAGGATGCAAAGGATTACTTTGACAAGGTGCAAAAGTTTAGGCTGGAGAAATCTGACGCGACCGCAGACGCAGTGGCAAAGGCCCAAATGCGATAA